Proteins encoded in a region of the Zea mays cultivar B73 chromosome 4, Zm-B73-REFERENCE-NAM-5.0, whole genome shotgun sequence genome:
- the LOC110017798 gene encoding Oligopeptide transporter 5: MAKTHEEGAGAEAEEVNEHPIEEVRNTVPTTDDPSEPCLTFRTWVLGMSSCVLLSFVNEFFNYRSSQLSIGTVLVQIASLPIGRLMASTLPGRPVRVPLIAWSFSLNPGPFSLKEHCLITIFAGAGCSGVYALNIVAIVKVFYRRQINPYAAMLLAQTTQLLGYGWAGLFRKFLVDSAYMWWPINLVQVTLLRDSVTAQQIGSGLRGLGIGSFGLDWNTVAGFLGNPLVSPAFTVVNVMAGFALTTYVALPLLYWTDTYNARRFPLISPHVYDDAGRPYDTGRVLNRDTFTLNLVGYDAYSRINVSVLFAVNYGIGFASLMSTLSHVALYHGREVWDGLCRKRQHQKTDVDDVHTRIMRRNYKPVPQWWFHLMLAVVLALSLFTCEGFGQQLQLPYWGLLLACAIAFAFTLPVGVIFATTNMQPGLNIVTELIIGYLYPGKPLANVVFKTYGFISMGQALAFLADLKLGHYMKIPPRSMFFAQLAGTLTASTVHFATAWWLLTTVKDICDVGRLPAGSPWTCPGDDVFYNASIIWGVVGPLRMFGSLGNYWQMNYLFLVGLLAPLPVWLLQRAYPTNRVLAGVNLPLVFAGASGLLPARSVNFIMWGLLGFIFNHVVYRRYKAWWMRHNYVLAAGLDAGVAFMGVLTFVALGYFDVYGPQWWGSVADDRCDLAACPTAPGVVAKGCPVVAAE; this comes from the exons ATGGCCAAAACCCACGAAGAGGGAGCGGGAGCGGAAGCGGAAGAGGTGAACGAGCACCCGATCGAGGAGGTCCGGAACACGGTGCCCACCACCGACGACCCGTCGGAGCCGTGTCTGACGTTCCGGACATGGGTGCTGGGGATGTCCTCCTGCGTGCTGCTCTCCTTCGTCAACGAGTTCTTCAACTACCGGTCGTCCCAGCTGAGCATCGGCACGGTGCTGGTGCAGATCGCGTCGCTGCCCATCGGCCGCCTCATGGCGTCCACGCTGCCGGGGCGTCCCGTCCGCGTGCCTCTCATCGCCTGGTCCTTCTCCCTCAACCCGGGCCCCTTCAGCCTCAAGGAGCACTGCCTCATCACTATCTTCGCCGGCGCCGGCTGCTCCGGCGTCTACGCCCTCAACATCGTCGCCATCGTCAAGGTGTTCTACCGGCGGCAGATCAACCCGTACGCCGCCATGCTGCTGGCGCAGACCACCCAGCTGCTTGGGTACGGGTGGGCTGGCCTCTTCAGGAAGTTCCTCGTCGATTCCGCCTACATGTGGTGGCCCATCAACCTTGTCCAGGTCACGCTCTTGAG GGACTCGGTGACGGCGCAGCAGATCGGGTCGGGCCTGCGGGGCCTCGGCATCGGCTCCTTCGGCCTGGACTGGAACACGGTGGCCGGCTTCCTCGGCAACCCGCTGGTGTCGCCGGCGTTCACCGTCGTCAACGTCATGGCCGGGTTCGCGCTCACCACCTACGTCGCGCTGCCGCTGCTCTACTGGACGGACACCTACAACGCCAGGCGCTTCCCGCTCATCTCGCCGCACGTCTACGACGACGCCGGAAGGCCCTACGACACTGGCCGCGTCCTCAACCGCGACACCTTCACGCTCAACCTCGTCGGCTACGACGCCTACAGCCGCATCAACGTCAGCGTGCTCTTCGCTGTCAACTACGGCATCGGCTTCGCCAGCCTCATGTCCACGCTCTCGCACGTCGCGCTCTACCACGGAAGGGAGGTCTGGGACGGCCTCTGCCGGAAGCGGCAGCACCAGAAGACAGATGTCGACGACGTGCACACGAGGATCATGAGGCGGAACTACAAGCCCGTGCCGCAGTGGTGGTTCCACCTCATGCTCGCCGTCGTGCTCGCGCTCTCGCTCTTCACCTGCGAGGGCTTCGGCCAGCAGCTGCAGCTCCCCTACTGGGGCCTCCTCCTTGCCTGCGCCATCGCCTTCGCCTTCACCCTCCCCGTCGGTGTCATCTTCGCCACCACCAACATGCAGCCGGGGCTCAACATCGTCACCGAGCTCATCATCGGCTACCTCTACCCGGGGAAGCCGCTGGCCAACGTGGTGTTCAAGACGTACGGCTTCATCAGCATGGGCCAGGCGCTGGCGTTCCTGGCCGACTTGAAGCTGGGCCACTACATGAAGATACCCCCGAGGTCCATGTTCTTCGCGCAGCTCGCCGGAACGCTCACGGCGTCCACGGTGCACTTCGCCACCGCGTGGTGGCTGCTCACCACGGTCAAGGACATCTGCGACGTGGGCAGGCTCCCCGCCGGCAGCCCCTGGACGTGCCCCGGCGACGACGTCTTCTACAACGCCTCCATCATCTGGGGCGTCGTCGGCCCGCTGCGGATGTTCGGCAGCCTCGGTAACTACTGGCAGATGAACTACTTGTTCCTCGTCGGCCTGCTGGCGCCGCTGCCCGTGTGGCTGCTCCAGCGTGCGTACCCGACCAACCGCGTGCTCGCCGGCGTCAACCTGCCGCTCGTCTTCGCTGGCGCCAGCGGGCTGCTCCCCGCGCGCAGCGTGAACTTCATCATGTGGGGGCTCCTCGGATTCATCTTCAACCACGTCGTGTACCGCCGCTACAAGGCCTGGTGGATGCGACACAACTACGTGCTCGCCGCCGGACTCGACGCCGGCGTCGCGTTCATGGGCGTCCTCACCTTCGTCGCGCTGGGTTACTTCGACGTCTACGGGCCGCAGTGGTGGGGCAGCGTCGCCGACGACCGCTGCGACCTGGCCGCTTGTCCGACGGCGCCAGGAGTCGTCGCTAAGGGATGCCCAGTGGTGGCGGCAGAGTGA